The genomic interval GGTGGTTTTATAAACCTCGCGGAGGATAGCAGCGTCTCAGGTGCCACCTGCAACAGAAGACAACTCCAGcgctggaataaataaatagaaaagggAATTCTCTTGGAGCTGAAATCTAAGGACAAACTTTTTCACTCTACCATCGATCATTTCACCAGGAAGGACAGACAAAAAATTATTTTCAATTAGCCTAATTAAGGTAAGATGCATAATTCTATTTGACTGCAAGTCAAAGCTGGCTTGATTATTTAGCATGAGACTACTTGCGATGGCAGTCAGAACTTTGTTCATCATTTTTTCAATATTATGGCATAAGGCTTGGCATATTTTGCATGTGAAGGTAGATTGTTTTGTGAATTTTCTCAGGGATTTCTTTGGCTCTTCCAGTTTGTAAAGaggtctttttttaacaatgctCCATagctctgtccatggtgctgttATAGGTTTAGGGAGACATGTAATTTGTCATGGTTTTCCAAGTATGGAGAGAGACAAAGGATATTTTGATATCCATTGAGAATGATTATATATGGGTGGCCAGTTTTATATTTCCAGTTGTTAGTTTTGATTCGCCTATCTTCTGCAAAATATTCTGCCCTGTTGTTGctttttaggtgtgtgtgtgtgtgtgtgtgtgtgtgtgtgtgtgtgtgtgtgtgtgtgtgtttgtgtgtgcgtaggagtatgtgtgtgtgcccccCTCAACAactggactcacaatctagtattcaattctgttactgaaacaaatataaatcatggtatttaatgatgtgttctattatttggcataatatatagcctatatattatattatatataagtGATCATCTtctctctgacaaaacaactggcccccgtttggccccctcagtaaaagtggtctagaactgCCACTGGATAAAATCACATTTGTTATAACCTAGATATAATAAATGACAGTTGAAAAGGTTTAAAGGATGCGTTATCACTTCAGATCTTTAACCAGCtgtaaagagaagaaaaggtgCTCAATAGTTTCAGGTTCTTCTAAGCGGAATCCACACTGATCTACTTCAAAATGAAACCTTTTAAGATTTCAGCAGCTAAACATTGTTCAATATcttaaactgcagttttttattttaggaacTTCTGGCTGTTTAAGATACAATACTTATCAATTAtcattgtttcatttcatattCTTACTTCAGCAGGCGAGTTCAAATCATTTAGCATTTTAAAGCCTTTCCACTGAAGTGCATTTCACCAGTTTTCAGTTCCTGGAGTTTAACATTTGACATGACATTAACATTAACTGAGAGAAACATGATGTCAACGCAGAGGTGTGCGGTCAtcatcaaaagtaaaaaacaaataatgattcaataaaataaatatatatatttttctactGATCTGTGTTAGAAATGTTATTTCTGTACGATTCCAAAAAATTCAATCATTTTCATGATCAAAATCGCTGAATTTGCATATTTCCGGCCAGCTCTGGAAATATGCGAACCCACAACTCGTCGCATGGTGAGGCCGCAATGAGGGTGTCTACAAACATTACATTGGTGACAAACAGTAAGAAAGCAAAAGGGTGGGATTGAACAATCTGAGGTGAGGCACAACCCAATGAGAGGTGTGAAGCCACAACTCGCTGCCTCACCTCAAGTTCTCTGTGAGACAGCAAGTTGTGGCTTCACACCTTCAGAAACATATCAAGTATTTCTCTCACAAAGAACAAAGTCTTCCTATTGATTGTAATGGTGGAGTAAGGTTGCAGCGTTGGAGGAAATATTTCACAATTCATGTCCTTTATTTAATTGTTacagaaaatcacacacacacacacacacacacacacacacacacacacacacacacacacacacacacacacacacacacatatttccaCATATGTCGACATAATAAAGTCTGCACAGTGAAAATAAAGTTCTCTGAAGACAAATCCATCTCACGATCATTTTCACTAACTGACCAGCAAACTGTTGGTGGTAGTTGAAGATGTGTCACCTTGTCTGATTAAACAATGACCGCAGACAGACTGTAGGGGTTCATctgaattgtccctcctatctcctttcactatccactttaccttaaccccgcgaaaacgtcatgaggttaaggaaagatgttaggagaattcataaaggacttagggaaaggcgatctcgttgctctgacaatccgaccacatttccactaggccacgtgattaaatgcgacgggccggcggaggttaatgacctGGGTCTgccgtggtgaaactacaatgtttagaaaatggactacaaaaagataatctaaaaaactttcccctgtgtcttcttaccggtgaaataatcctaatcaccacaaggttgggattgaaataaaatcaatatagaccaccaggctacaagtaacaaaagtgaaaccatcagcttcctgtccgcTCATAAATTAACATCAAAAtgaatatgattgtatgaaattaattgttacatttatggaagatataacctacacataatgttttatacaaatgtacaactgcataaagcattcttaagtgaatgaaatacattgaataaaacatcatctgataaaaatgtcccTTACATGATCTGCGACGAAAGGAATTGAGGGacgtcatatctcatctcctttggtaaaggatggtccagtgtatcctaaaggaggttataaaggaagcattggcccacctttccttagcttttagagaattcaaacagCTCTTATCGTGGctgccacttaaatgcttcatttcactcagttaggaaccttcctaaacaaaaaagacaattcgGGGTCTCTGCTCACCTGAGAGGACTGAACTTTGAcctcatgtgtttgtgtctcttcagcTCTGTGTCCTCTCACAGGAAGAAGATGATGTGCAGGATCCTGCTGCTCCTCATGCTGACCTGctgtgtctgtggttagttcacaCCTTCACTTAAATGtcctcacagagaggagacTAAACACTCTCTCAGACTGCAGAGACAAAGACTTCATGTTCCTCTCTCaccctctgtgtctcctcagcaGGAACATTTGAAGTGAACGTGAGTCAGAGCTTCTATCAGGCAGAGGAGAACCAGAGCATCACGCTGGAGTGGACCTTCACACCCCAAGATGACCCCTCACTTCACTCTCTTCGTATGTTGTGTTTGATGGTCACTGATCACAAAGTCTCCACACTCTTTGAACTGATGGGAGGAGTCGAGGTCCCAGCGCCTGAGCACAAACAGTTTGCAGGACGAGTCCACTGTGACAAAGACGTCCTCAAAGAAGGACGACTCAGACTGCACGTGTCCTCGTTAAGGACTGAAGACTCGGGGCGATACGTGTGTGACATGAAGATGAAGAACGATGCTGGTCGTGGTGAATGCAGCCTTAATGTGACCGGTAAGTAGACACAGTAGATCTCAGTAGTTTATTAACTGATCATCAAGAAGTTTCAGCTGACATCTTGTTCTTTCATGTGGTAGTTTGATCTTCTCTCAGATTCATTCTTCCTGACATCTGCTTGTTCACAGTTTAATGTGGTAGTAAATATCTGTTTTCCTTCACAGCAGCTGCTCATGAGCCTGAAACTCAGAGACCAACAGGGAGACCGGGACCAGAGAGTCGAGGAAGACCTGGCCTCTACGCTGGACTGGGACTGGTACTACTAGCAGCATCAGCTGGACtggctctctgtgtctgtgacatgtggttctaggcaggggccaacagtgGCCAGTGTCCCTGTAACaatgagcttggtcccccctgtggccacccctccaaaaggaagagccccccctcaaaacacatacacagtatttgactcaacaactggactcacaatctagtattaaattctgttactgaaacaaaaccgttgggcgagaggcggggatACACCCTGCACTGGACGTCAATTGCAGGTGTTGGAGCCAAAGTGCTTGTTTTTATTGAGCTTTGCAAGAGTGGAGAACTTTTGTTTCCGTGAGAAAGTAGAGCTAACCACCTCACCACCGAGCAACCGGTCAATCAACCAGTCGATCAAGATGGTTCACAAAAGAGACCCATCAGAACTACAATAAGATAAGAATATATTTATGTGGTTCATAACATGTATTCATCACCACAGAAGGATTGAACTGAAGCTTCTGTTGTGTTCTGATGGATGTTGTTACAAACCTCTGACCTTCAATAATGCATCATTATTTATAATGTTTAGAGTCTAAATAAATCCACATTCATCTGTGTCTCTTTCATATGAAACACCTACGACTGATTAGAAAGAACAAAGTACGTAGATGTGATGAGATTTCTTTATACGCTGATGATCCCTGCTCTTTGTTGTCACATTAACAGCAGGTTAGCAGTGATGTATAAATGTACTAAACTAAACGAGACAATAGTgcaaacatgataataaaacatttttaatgatgtgaCAGACGGGTTAATGTACATGAGCTGGAGTTTAACAGTATTTACATGAAAGGTTTGCATAGAGTCAAACGTTTTAAATAATATCTACATTAACAGCATGTTTGGTTTCAGGGTTATTTGTAGTATTTCCATATTTACCCCGCTGTCCTCTTTAGGACATCAAGAGAACTACGAGAGGTTTCGTCTGAAACACTCCTCGTGTTTGTGAAGCTCTCTGGGAGAAAGATGTCTTCATGTCTTTTGATAAAATGTAAAGCTGCAGTGACGTGTTTCAGTCACTAGATGGAGCCACACTTCATGCTAATGTTGTCCTGTTAAACTTAAACCAACAGTTTGTATTCACAGCCACTACTCTCTGCTACAAAATGTGCTTATTAAGTAACTCCTTAGGgagggggggtcattgcatttaaagagacacacacaccaaaacagagcgttctgagagagctggtttatacagggtcacaaacctcctctggtgcttgattcatgttatattttgaccaaagcacagcacagatgtttcatttagaccacagggggactgtttgaaaaggtggagaaggggtagaatatgtcctctttaatcaaaataaatcactgtaGTAATTATCATTTTGAACCCGCATGCAAGCAGTTTTCACTGTGTCCCTAGACGTTCCCTTtaccttcacttcctgtcattatcctttcaaaataagagcatccGTCTTTTTGATGTAACTAACAGGAAGTTATCACAAACcttaagaaatacatttcaaataaaaatagacacTAACAACAGACTTCTGGGTCATTTACAGTCAACGTTAGCCTAACATTAGATTCCCCTTAGCCATTGTATTTTTCTCAGTTATGAGTAAAACTGTTAAGATGCCACTAGAGAAGGCCGGACCCAAGTGCAACATAACAAACCCAGGAGCTGGTCTTGAGGGGGTTAATTGTCCAAAGAGAAGCAGTATGGCTCGTAATCCTACAGGAGAGGAT from Labrus mixtus chromosome 3, fLabMix1.1, whole genome shotgun sequence carries:
- the LOC132972098 gene encoding programmed cell death 1 ligand 1-like isoform X1, with translation MCLCLFSSVSSHRKKMMCRILLLLMLTCCVCAGTFEVNVSQSFYQAEENQSITLEWTFTPQDDPSLHSLRMLCLMVTDHKVSTLFELMGGVEVPAPEHKQFAGRVHCDKDVLKEGRLRLHVSSLRTEDSGRYVCDMKMKNDAGRGECSLNVTAAAHEPETQRPTGRPGPESRGRPGLYAGLGLVLLAASAGLALCVCDMWF
- the LOC132972098 gene encoding programmed cell death 1 ligand 1-like isoform X2; translated protein: MCLCLFSSVSSHRKKMMCRILLLLMLTCCVCGTFEVNVSQSFYQAEENQSITLEWTFTPQDDPSLHSLRMLCLMVTDHKVSTLFELMGGVEVPAPEHKQFAGRVHCDKDVLKEGRLRLHVSSLRTEDSGRYVCDMKMKNDAGRGECSLNVTAAAHEPETQRPTGRPGPESRGRPGLYAGLGLVLLAASAGLALCVCDMWF